The Eubacterium sp. MSJ-33 genomic sequence AATAACAAGGCGAAAGCGGTGCGGTTTTCTACGTTGGAATCCATCTGTAAAGCACTCGACTGCCAGCCGGGAGATATATTGATCTATGAGGATGAAGATAGTGATAACGAAGGATAATTACGATTGACAGAACGTATCTGGAAAGGAGTGTTTCCATATGGGAGATGAACAAAAACAAGAGAATTTGACCAATTTGAATATACAGAATATACAGAATATACAGGAACAGGAATCCGGACAGATGATGACAGGTTCAGATTGTGCGAATAAGAGTAATGCAGTACCGGAGATGGAGATGAAAGAGCGGGCGGTCCGCTTTGAAACCGGTGGGTTTGCGGCAATCATCTATGCGGTTGTGACAACCATCTGCCTGTATAAAAATGCTTATGG encodes the following:
- a CDS encoding helix-turn-helix domain-containing protein; the protein is MAIKVNLDVLMAQKKKGLTELAKEVDITLANLSILKNNKAKAVRFSTLESICKALDCQPGDILIYEDEDSDNEG